A segment of the Acidobacteriota bacterium genome:
GCGGAACGTTGAGGTACTCACGAGGGTCACGGCGGCGCAGCGCTACGACCTGATCGTCGGGGACGAGACGTACGAGATCAGCCTCGCCTTGAAGAAGACGCCCGCTCTCAAGACGTTCCCGTTCGTGATGATCTTCGATTTCGTCGGATTCCAGCCCATGACGGCCCGGCCCATGGAGCGCCTCGGCGTCTGGTTCTGGAATCATGCCTGGGCGAAGGGCTATCGGCAGAAGCCCCGCCACGTGGACATGAGCCTGTTCGTCGGCGAGCTCGATGACATTCCGAACACGCCGTTCGGCCTCTGGCTCCCCAACCGCCGGGACTGGGCCCGGGCGCGGTGCCGGTTCGTAGGGTACATCCTCCCCTTCGATCCGGCAGCCTGCGCCGACCGGGCGGCGGTTCGCCGACGGTTGGGTTATGGAACGGAACCGCTGGTGATCGCCGCCATCGGCGGCACCGCCATCGGCCGCGAACTGCTGGAACTCGCCGCCCGGTCGTACCCGGCGCTCCGGGAACGGGTGCCGGACGTGCGGCTGGTGCTGGTCTGCGGTCCGCGCCTGCCGGAATCTGTCATCGAGGTGCCGCCGGGGGTGGAGATTCGCGGGTACGTGCCGGCGCTGTACGAACATTTCGCCGCAGCGGATGCCGCTGTCGTCCAGGGAGGCGGCACAGCCACACTGGAACTCACTGTGCTCCGCCGACCGTTCGTCTACTTCCCGGTGGAGGGACATTGCGAACAGGAGGTCGCCGTCGCTGAACGGCTGGCCCGCCACGGCGCCGGGCGCCGGATGGCCCTTTCCGCCACCACGCCGGAACTCCTGGCCCGGGCGATATCCGAACAGCTCGGCGCCACACCCGACTACCCGCCGGTGCCCACGGACGGCGCACAGCGGGCCGCTGAACTTCTGGACGGATTGCTCCAGTCCACCAGGCCTTCAGCGCAGTAGCGCCCGTCCGCCGGCCGGGCGCCGCGACACTCGGCGGGACGCGGTGGGATTTCAATACGTACTTGCCGCGACTTTGCCCGAATCCGTGGGCGAATCGCGCGAGCCTGCCGAGGGGAGGGGCCGCGCTCGGCGAGCGCGGTCTACTGTTTACGCCTCGTCTCCTGACTCCAAACTCCTATCTCGCCCGCGCCCGCCAAGCCCAGAAGCCCAGGGCCAGCAGCAGGACGGCGCTCACCGCCAGCAGCCATCCGGCCCCCCGGGGCCAGCCGTCCCGGCGGAACGGGACGGGGCCGGGATCGCCCTGGAGGATGAACGGCGCCCAGAAGAACGGATCGCGGCTCTGGGGATCGCGCGCCACCGCCAGTTTGGCCGCCCGCAGGGCCTCGCTTTTGGGCGCTCCTTCCCACATCTGCCGGTAAAACTCGGTCATGAGCTTCGCTGTGCTGCGGTCCCCCACCGGCCACAGACTCATGACCAGGCTGGCGGCGCCGGCGTAGGTGAACGCCCGGTTCAGTCCCACGATCCCCTCGCCGCGCGACAGCTTGCCGAGGCCGGTCTCGCAACCGCTCAGTACCACCAGATTGGCGTCCAGCTTCATGTTGAATATTTCGTAGGTGTACAACGCGCCGTCGTCTTCGCCTCCCACGCCGCCGGCCGAGGCGAACACCAGGCGTGAGTAGAAAGGCTGGCGATCGTCGAGGTAGCTGTGCGTCGAAGGGTGCAACACCCGGAAGGCGCCGGCGTTGGCCTTGAAGTTCTTTTCGGTGGCCTCGCCTTTAAGGAAGAGCTGGGACCGCGGGATCAGGCGGTAGATGTCCCGGGTCTCCGCCTCGGACCAGGGCAGACTGACCGGCGCGGCGGCGCCCGACGCACTCGCGGTGTCCGGTCGGAGGAAATCGGGGTTGCCCAAGAGCAGCACGTTGCGCAGCCGGGCGTCCGGCGGCGGGCCGGTGGGAAACGTGTTGATCATTCCGGCATACGGCAGGTAGCTGACGGCGAACCGATCCAGCCAGAACCGGATTTCCCCCTCCTGTGACCAGCGGTCCACCAGCATCTCGAACGGCAGATAGTGAAGCATGTGATCGGGGATGATCAGCAGGCGATCGATCCCCGCCAGGTGTTCCGCCCACGGACTGGACAGGCGCCGGCACAATTCGTGCATTCCCTTCGTCCGGATCCCGGCCCACCGCTGGTTGCGCAGGAAATTGCCGTCCGTATCCACCTTCCGGGGGCTGAACAGGTTGAAACTCACGTCGCGGAGCAGCGCCTCGAGCTGGTCGCGCGTGAGTTTCAGCGTGCCGAATCGGACCCCGTCCTTCCGGATCAGCCAGTAGTACGTGTCCAGCTCGCCGACGAAGAATTCCACCGCCGCCATGCGGGCCGGCAGGCGCCGGCGCAGCTCGTCGAGCGACACGAAACCCGGTGTCAACAGCTCGAAGAAGCGGGGATTTTCACGGCTGAGCCGGTCCAGAAACTCACCCCGCTGGCGCTCCAGCAGGCCGATCTCCGAGCGGACCGAAAGCAGCCGCACGTCGGTGTCGGCCACGCCGGCGCGGACCAAATCCGTGTAGAGCTTGTGCCGATCCTCCAGTTTGCGGCTCAGCAGCAGGAACTCCGTGTTCCGCTCGGGCGACACGCCGGCCAGATGCTGCAGCAGGCGGGTCTGGGCGATGGCGGATGACAAATTGCGCGCCTTCGCCTTTTCGGATAGTCGGAACGCTTCGGCCATGTCTTGCGCCCGACCGTGCCGCCGGTACAATTCTTCGTGGATGGCGATCAGCGACTCGTAGTTGCTGAACAGGTCCTCGCCGAAACTGATCCGCTCCTTGTAGTTCAGGAGCGAGTTCTCGATCTCCTCCAGATAGTCCAGCGCCCGCTGGTAGTGGTCGATCGCCTCCGCGGTCCGGCCCAGTTTCCGGGAGCAGGCGCCCATCGCCCGCAGCGTGCCCACCTCGAACGCCCGGCTGTTGAGCCGTCTGGCCGCGGCCAAGACCTTTTCGAACTGTTTCATGGCCTCGCCGAATTGATCCTGCTTGTAAAGGAAATGTCCGATCACCCAGTCGCAGTCCGCAACCGCGCCGTCTTCGCGGATGTCGGCGAACAGCCGGCGGGCATTCTCCACATAGGTGTAGGCCTCGGCGCGTCGGTCCATTTTGAACAGGCTCCACCCCATGCACTCCAGCACGACGCCTTTCTGGTACTGGAGATGCATCCGATCCGCAATTTCGAGCGATTTCCGGAAATGCTCCATGGCGGCTTCGTGCTGCTTGCGGGTCTGGTCCAGGAGCCCCAGGTCGGACTCGAGCACGGTTTCGCTGAACGGATCGCTCATCTCCTGCGTCATCCGCAGGGCCTGCTGGTAGAAGGCTTCGGCGTCGTCGTATTCGTAGAGCCGGTGCTTGAGGTCGGCCAGCTTCTTGAGCGCCAGCACCTGGCTGCTCCGCTGCTGCGCCTTCACGGAGAGCACCAGCGCCTGGTTGTAGGCGTCCAGCGCCCCCTGCAGGTTGCCCATCCGCTCGCTCATCACGCCCAGCAGCGCGTGGATGTCGGCCTGCCGCCGGAGGTGCTTGATCCCCTCGGCATGACGCAGGACGTTCCGGTAGTGCTCCTGGGCCAGCAGGTGGTCGCCCAGCTGGGCGTAGTAGTCGGCGTACAGCCGCTCGAGGTAGCGCTTGAGCTCCTCGTCCCCGATGATGGCGCACAAGCCGAACGCCTCGTCGGCCACCGCGCGGCACTGCTCGTACTCGTTGGCGTAGAGGTGCAGGTTGCCAACATGGAGGAGGTAGTACGCCTGGTCGCGCAGCCGGCCGGCGCGGCCGGCTGCGTCGGCCCGCTGCCGGGCCAGCGCCATGGCCTTGTCGTCGCGCCCCTCCATCTGATACCGCATGATGGTCAGGATCGACGTGGCGAGGATCTCGGGATTCTGGGCGCGGGCGATCTCCTCCCACCGCAAAAATCCATTGTAATCGTCGAGGTAATAATGGAGCTCGGCGATGGAGCTGGTGAGGTAGCAGTTGTCCGGGTCCAGCCGGTGCAGTCCCAGCAGGAAGTTCAGCGCGCGTTGATGCTCGCCCGTGACGTCCACCGCCAGCAGGTAGATGTCGAAGAACATGTCCTGGCGGGGGCGGCGGGCGATGGCGTCTTCCAGAAACTCGATGGCGCGCGGGTAGTCGGTCTGGATGCGGTAGATCGTCCCCAGCGCAAACAGGTAGTAGGCGTTGTCGGGATCGCGCTTGAGCTTCTCCAGGAAGTAGCGCTCGCCCCAAGCCAGGCGGTCCAGCTTGGCGAGCACCCAGGTGAAGTAGTAATAGCCGCGGACATCCTCCGGTTCCTGGGTCATGAGCAGGTGGGCCTGCTCCAGCGCCTCGTTCAGGCGGCCGTCGCCCACCAGGAACATGATCTCGTTGACGCGGTCGGCGTCGGCGACCGCGGCGACACATCCCAGACCGGCCATGCCCAGGACCGCCCAGCAGAGTGTGGCTCGAAGCACGCGGAGGTGATTCATGACGTTCTATTGTATTGAAAGGGCTGCCAAAAACAAAGGATTTCCCGGCGGTGATTTTGGTATAATGGCGCCGCCGCCGTCCGGAACCGCGCCGCCGGCCGCCGGGAATGACACGCGCGAGGAGCCACCCGTGAGTGAACCCGCCACCGGTCCGCCCGCCGCCAAACCCGCCAAGCCCGCCGAGTTGACGGTGCTCGACAAGTACCTCGTCGCCGGGATCGAGAACCAGGCCACCACCATCTACATGTTCCCCGGGGCCTGCATCACGTATCGGGTGGGCAACAAACTGCTCAAGGTGCCGAACACCACGCTCAATCCGGGCCAGACCATGGCCATCGCGCTGGAGATCCTGCCCAACTATGTGGTGGATCAGCCGACCGCCGAGGCCAAGAAGATGTTCCTGGATCGGGTCAAGAGCCTCGATTTTTCGTACTCCGTCCAGGGGCTCGCCCGCTTCCGGGTGAACCTGTTCCGCCAGCGCGGCTCGCTGGCTTTCGCCATGCGGGTCATCCCGCACGATATCCCGTCCCTGAGCTCGTACCAGCTACCGGATGATTTTCTGCAGGCGCTCAAGGGGCTCCGCGGCGGGCTCTGGGTGGTCCACGGCAAGGGCCGCGGCGGCAAGAGCGCCTTTCTGGCTTCCATCGTGGAGCACCTCAACGCCACCCAGAACCGCCTCGTAACCGTGCTGGAGCCCACCATCCAGTTCAGCCACCGCAACAACCTGTGCCTCGTCACCCAGCGCGAGATCGGCTCCGACATGAACAGCATCGAACAGGGGATCGACGAGGCGTTGCGGCAGGATCAGGACATCCTCTTCGTGGATGAGCTCAACTCGGCCGAGTCTTTCGACAAGGTGCTGGAGGCGGTCGTGAAGGGCATGACCACCTTCGTGGCCATGGGCACGCCGGACGTGGAAAAGACCATCCGCCAACTCCTCGGCTTCAAACCCCAGAACCGGCAGTTGGACCTCGTCAACGACCTGATGACCCACCTGCGGGCGCTGATTTCCACCGAGCTGACCATCGATCCGGCCGGGCGCCGGACGGTCACGGTCCAGTACCACCCGGCCAACCTCGTCAACTCGGTCCTCCTGAGCAAACGCACCGAGCTGGAACAGAAAAGCTCCCAGAAGTCCATGCTGCACGAGTTCGACAGCTCCTCATCGGTGGACCAGAGCTGGTTCGACAGTGAGTGATCCGCACCACCCCACCGGCCGGCCTGCCCGCCCGCGGCAACTCTCCGCCGCCGCCTGGTGCGTCGCCTGCCTGTGGTCCGCTCTCGGCGCCGCCGGCGCAATCGCGCCGGAGACCCCGCCCGGCTGGGTGGCGGCGCTTCCCGGCGACTGCGATTTTTATGCCACGGCGGACCTGGCCCGCCAGCCCGCCGCGCGTGAGGCGCTCCTGCGGATGTTCCCCGCGGTGGCGCCCGTGCTCCAGCGTGCCCGGAACGCCGGACTGCTCCCCGCTGGCGCGCGGCTGGACGGTCTCGGCCTGACGGGCATGCGACGGGACGACGACGTGTTCCTGGGCGTCTGGCTGCAGGGTGATTTTCAGGAAGCATCCATCCTGAAGGCGTTGGGCAACCGAGCGGCGCCTGTCAGCCCGTCGCCCGGCGTGGCTTTCTTCCAGCTCCGGGAGCCGGGGGCCGAACCGCCGCTCTGCTTCTGCTTCCCCCGCCGCGATCTCCTCGTGGCGGGCAAGGCGGAGACGCTGGCCGCGCTCCGTCAATCCCACCGGCTCGACACCCCGCCGCCGGCCCTGCTCACCGGCACGGGCGGCACAGGCGCCCTGACCCTCTACCTCGGCGAAAGGCTCATGGCCCATCTGCTGAGCGCCGGTTCGGGCGGATCGTCCTACGCCGCGCTCCAACGACTGTTTGCCGGGATCACCGAGCTGGCCTGGAATCTGGAACCGGCGGGCCGGGGGGCCTGCGTCGTCCAACTCACCTGCCGGCGAGGAGAGGATGCGGCCGGCATCGCGCTGCTGCTGAAACATTTCGTCTCGCTGGCCCTGGTGGCCGCCGGCCGGTCGCCCACCGACGCGGAGACCATCCTGGCCAGCTTCTCGGTGGCGGCCAGGGGCTCGTCGCTCCGGGCCACGTTCGACATACCGCCCGCCTTGCTGGATCGGCTCTTCCAGCCGGCCGGTCCATGAGCGGGATAACAGAATCGGCTATGCAATATTCCGTCAAGGAGGACCGGTGTTTCAAGGACATCCCAAGGGACTGATCGTCGCCTTCTTCGCCAACATGGGCGAGCGCTTCGGCTTCTACACCATGATGGCCATCCTGGTCATGTTCCTGCAGGCCAAGTACGGCCTGGCCCAGGATGAGGCCGGCTGGATCTACAGCGGCTTCTACTTCCTGATCTACGCCCTGGCGCTGCTGGGCGGCTTCATCGCCGACCGGAGCCAGAATTACAAGGGCACCATCATGACGGGCATCGTCATCATGTTCGTCGGCTATGTGCTGATGGCCATCCCCGGCATGGGCCTGCCGTTCGCCATCCTGGGGCTCTTCACCATCGCCCTGGGCAATGGCCTCTTCAAGGGAAACCTCCAGGCGCTGGTGGGCCAGATGTACGACGACCCCGTCTACAGCAAGCTGCGCGACTCGGCATACAGCCTGTTCTACATGGGCATCAACATCGGCGCCGTGTTCGCGCCCAACGCCGCCCGGTACATCCGCACCTGGTACCTGGAGAAAAACGGCTTCGGCTACGACGCCGACCTGCCGTCGCTCTGTCACCAGCTTCTGGCGGGGAAGCTGGCCGAGACGGGCACGTTGCAGAAACTGGCCGACGGAGTCGCCGGCGGACCGGTGACGGACCTGAGCGCCTTCGCCCGGAATTATCTCGATGTGTTCGCCACCGGCTACAACTACGCGTTCGGCATCGCCGCCGTGGCCATGCTGGTGTCGCTGGCCACCTACGTGCTGTTCAAGGGCAAGCTGCCCGATCGGCGCCAGCAAGTGGCCGCCGGCGAAGCCAAGCTGGACATGCCGTGGGCCGAGGAAAAGAAACGGCTGTTGGCGCTCGGGCTGGTGTTTCTGGTGGTCATCTTCTTCTGGATGTCGTTCCACCAGAACGGCTTGACCCTGACCTACTTCGCCCGCGACTACACCGTCAAGACGGTGGATGCCGTCACTTATTTCATTTTTGACATCCGCGGCCTGCTGCTGCTGGCGGGCGTGATCATCGGACTTGTGTTCCTGCTGGGCAGGAAGTCGTCCGGGGCGCGG
Coding sequences within it:
- a CDS encoding CHAT domain-containing protein, whose amino-acid sequence is MNHLRVLRATLCWAVLGMAGLGCVAAVADADRVNEIMFLVGDGRLNEALEQAHLLMTQEPEDVRGYYYFTWVLAKLDRLAWGERYFLEKLKRDPDNAYYLFALGTIYRIQTDYPRAIEFLEDAIARRPRQDMFFDIYLLAVDVTGEHQRALNFLLGLHRLDPDNCYLTSSIAELHYYLDDYNGFLRWEEIARAQNPEILATSILTIMRYQMEGRDDKAMALARQRADAAGRAGRLRDQAYYLLHVGNLHLYANEYEQCRAVADEAFGLCAIIGDEELKRYLERLYADYYAQLGDHLLAQEHYRNVLRHAEGIKHLRRQADIHALLGVMSERMGNLQGALDAYNQALVLSVKAQQRSSQVLALKKLADLKHRLYEYDDAEAFYQQALRMTQEMSDPFSETVLESDLGLLDQTRKQHEAAMEHFRKSLEIADRMHLQYQKGVVLECMGWSLFKMDRRAEAYTYVENARRLFADIREDGAVADCDWVIGHFLYKQDQFGEAMKQFEKVLAAARRLNSRAFEVGTLRAMGACSRKLGRTAEAIDHYQRALDYLEEIENSLLNYKERISFGEDLFSNYESLIAIHEELYRRHGRAQDMAEAFRLSEKAKARNLSSAIAQTRLLQHLAGVSPERNTEFLLLSRKLEDRHKLYTDLVRAGVADTDVRLLSVRSEIGLLERQRGEFLDRLSRENPRFFELLTPGFVSLDELRRRLPARMAAVEFFVGELDTYYWLIRKDGVRFGTLKLTRDQLEALLRDVSFNLFSPRKVDTDGNFLRNQRWAGIRTKGMHELCRRLSSPWAEHLAGIDRLLIIPDHMLHYLPFEMLVDRWSQEGEIRFWLDRFAVSYLPYAGMINTFPTGPPPDARLRNVLLLGNPDFLRPDTASASGAAAPVSLPWSEAETRDIYRLIPRSQLFLKGEATEKNFKANAGAFRVLHPSTHSYLDDRQPFYSRLVFASAGGVGGEDDGALYTYEIFNMKLDANLVVLSGCETGLGKLSRGEGIVGLNRAFTYAGAASLVMSLWPVGDRSTAKLMTEFYRQMWEGAPKSEALRAAKLAVARDPQSRDPFFWAPFILQGDPGPVPFRRDGWPRGAGWLLAVSAVLLLALGFWAWRARAR
- a CDS encoding peptide MFS transporter, with protein sequence MFQGHPKGLIVAFFANMGERFGFYTMMAILVMFLQAKYGLAQDEAGWIYSGFYFLIYALALLGGFIADRSQNYKGTIMTGIVIMFVGYVLMAIPGMGLPFAILGLFTIALGNGLFKGNLQALVGQMYDDPVYSKLRDSAYSLFYMGINIGAVFAPNAARYIRTWYLEKNGFGYDADLPSLCHQLLAGKLAETGTLQKLADGVAGGPVTDLSAFARNYLDVFATGYNYAFGIAAVAMLVSLATYVLFKGKLPDRRQQVAAGEAKLDMPWAEEKKRLLALGLVFLVVIFFWMSFHQNGLTLTYFARDYTVKTVDAVTYFIFDIRGLLLLAGVIIGLVFLLGRKSSGARRAIGAGMAVGGTVLGWLLFRTYSPSNLVEPEIFQQFNPYFVVFLTPVVVGFFAWLRARGKEPSTPRKIGIGMVLASIGFIIMVTSSINLLAPAVLDGAPSPDRVSPHWLISTYLVLTIAELFLSPMGLSFVSKVAPPRFQGLMQGGWLGATALGNQLLFVGSSMWVVFPLWQVWAVFVVCCLISAAFIFSILKRLEAATS
- the tadA gene encoding Flp pilus assembly complex ATPase component TadA, whose product is MSEPATGPPAAKPAKPAELTVLDKYLVAGIENQATTIYMFPGACITYRVGNKLLKVPNTTLNPGQTMAIALEILPNYVVDQPTAEAKKMFLDRVKSLDFSYSVQGLARFRVNLFRQRGSLAFAMRVIPHDIPSLSSYQLPDDFLQALKGLRGGLWVVHGKGRGGKSAFLASIVEHLNATQNRLVTVLEPTIQFSHRNNLCLVTQREIGSDMNSIEQGIDEALRQDQDILFVDELNSAESFDKVLEAVVKGMTTFVAMGTPDVEKTIRQLLGFKPQNRQLDLVNDLMTHLRALISTELTIDPAGRRTVTVQYHPANLVNSVLLSKRTELEQKSSQKSMLHEFDSSSSVDQSWFDSE